The genomic segment ACCGCTTTATTTACGGTGTATTTATTCGTACTAGCGTATGTCGGTGCATTATTGACGCGCTATCTCGCAAGTTAACAGGAGTGCATTATGTCTGAAATCGCACAACAACTAATCGTCGGTGTAGCCGTTGTTACGGCAGCGGCTTTCGTCCTACGCAAATACGTCATCAAGAAAAAAGGGGCCAATTCTGGCACCTGTGATCAATGCGGAAGCTGCGGTAGCAACGCAAAATCTCGTTGCAAGTAATATCCGTTATTAATTTGACAGCAGTTGGCTATGCAATCACATAGCCAACGCCCCGCATGGTGCGAATAAACTGCTCGCCAAGTTTCTTGCGCAGATGATGAATGTGGACCTCTACCGCATTACTGCCCACTTCTTCACCAAAACCATACAAACTATCTTCTAATTGCTCTCGCGAACGTGCCGTGCCTTTGTGTTCTAGCAAATCGATCAGCAGCGCAAACTCTTTACCAGATAACACCACTAATTCTTCCGCCTTCCATACTTGCCGAGAGGCAGGGTCCACCCTTAAATCACCCACACGGATTTCTGGTGTTGCGCGGCCATGCGCCCTTCTCATCAGTGCCCGAACACGTGCCTGCAACTCCTCCATGGCAAATGGCTTGATCAGGTAATCATCGGCACCCGCCTCTAAACCTGCGACGCGATCTTCAATACTATCTCTAGCGGTCAGCAGCAAAACCGGAATATCACTTCCTTTACTCCGTAACTTACGAAGCACACTTAAACCATCTTGCCTTGGCAAGCCAATATCTAACACCACTAGTTCATAATCAGTAGTAAGCAAGGCAGATTCTGCCTTCACGCCATCGTCTAACCAATCGACAACTAACCCCGTTTCACGCAACACCGCTGCAATGCCATCGCCTAATAGCGCATCATCTTCCGCTAGCAAAATTCGCATATTAGCTTCCTTTTTTACCGATCACTTTCTTTAGCACCGGCCAAACAGTATCTAGCAATAAGGGCTGTGCCTTGGCAATTGGGTGTAAGCCATCAGCCTGAAACAAGTCTCTTCTATTCGCTACTTTTTCAAGTAAAAATGGTACGAAGCTAGCCAAATGATCTTTTGCCAAGTCTTGATACATTTGGCTGAACTTTTTCTGATACAAACGACCATAGTTAGGCGGAATCTGGACACCGATTAGCACTAGTTTTGCGCCGGAATCGGTTACTTGCTCCATCATGCGCTGTAAATTGTTTTGCGTAGCTGTTAGCTGTAAACCACGTAAACCATCATTTGCGCCTAATTCGAGCAACACTATGTCGGGGTGATGTTTGTTTAAGAGTTGCGGCAGGCGGGCAACTCCACCAGCAGACGTCTCTCCGGACACACTGGCATTAATCACATCGTGCGATTTGGCGACCCGCTTTTGAAGAAGATCAACCCAACCTTCTCCTTTGGCTAATCCATAACCCGCCGATAAACTATCGCCCATAACCAAGATGGTTGCAGCCATTGCGGGGGCACCGAATAATGCAACGATCAGCAATAAAGACTTTGACAGGACAGACAACATGAATCGCACAGCAAACTCCTTTGGCAATGATGACATCATTGTGCAGGCGCAGCGCGTAGGAAAGCAAGTGACGATCAACGGTAAAACAACGGATATTCTGAAAGATGTGTCACTTCATTGCGAAAAAGGAGAGACCATCGCTATCGTGGGCAAATCCGGCAGTGGGAAGTCAACCCTATTGGGTTTGCTTGCAGGGCTAGATCAACCAGATAGTGGCAGTATTCATCTATTTGGCCAGCACCTCAACATACTGAGTGAAGATCAACGCGCCAAACAGCGTGCCGGTAAAGTTGGTTTTGTTTTTCAAAACTTCCAATTGCTCGACATGCTGACCGTCCTAGAAAACGTCATGCTTCCTTTAGAATTAGCCGGAGAAAAAAATGGCCGTGCGATTGCGATTGGATGGCTAGAAAAAGTTGGCCTTGGGGATCGGCTAGATCAACTGCCAAGTAGCTTATCGGGCGGAGAGCAACAACGTGTAGCGTTGGCACGCGCATTTGTTACCCAGCCCGCCATTTTATTTGCCGATGAACCGACGGGAAATCTAGACGGAGACACAGGACAAGCCATTATCGAACTGTTGTTTGCGCTACAAACAAACAGCCAAACCGCGCTTATCATTGTGACGCATGATGACCAACTAGCATCCCGTTGCCAGCGGCAATTACTACTGCAAAAAGGCGAGTTAGTTAACTAATTTCATCCATCTGTTCAAAACGGCGAGATAAATGCGCTTCCATTAGTTTTACGGTTTCAGAGATCAGGCTTGCTTGGTTGGCTTTTAATAAATTAGCATCCGACAACTGCCGGCGCCAGTGCCTTGCCCCTGGCAAGCCTTGATACAACCCTAAGATATGTCTAGAGATGTGGCGAAGCGGGACGCCTTCGGCAATGCAGCCTTCCACAAATGGCATGATGTTAGCGATGACCTCTTCCCTTGAGAGAACCGGGTGATCATCGCCATAAATTTCAGCATCTACATTCGCTAGTAGATATGGATTATGATACGCCTCACGACCAATCATCACCCCATCGACATGCTGCAAATGGGTAAACGTATCGGGCAATGTCTTAATCCCACCGTTAATCAAAATTTCCAACTCTGGAAACTCTGCCTTTAGGCGATACACATAATCGTATTTCAGAGGTGGTATTTCACGGTTCTCTTTGGGCGACAAGCCTTTGAGGATCGCATTTCTGGCATGCACAATAAAAACGGTGGTTTCACTTTTTTGCGCAACGTTAGCGACAAATTCCCGCAAATAGTCATAACTTTCAACATCATCGATACCAATTCGATGCTTAATCGTTACCGGAATACTCACCTGATCTTGCATGGCTTTTAGGCAATCCGCCACATGATCTGGCTCAGCCATTAAGCAAGCGCCAAAAGCACCCGATTGCACCCGCTCACTTGGGCAGCCAACGTTCAAGTTGACTTCATCATAGCCCCACTCTTGCGCAATTTTAGCGCACGCGGCCAAATCATTACGTTCGCTACCACCTAGTTGTAACGCAACAGGGTGTTCGCACTCATCAAATTTAAGATGTCTTTCCTGATTTCCATGCAAAATCGCCCCCGTATTCACCATCTCGGTATATAGCCAAGTGTGTTTAGTAATTTGACGGGCAAAATAGCGGTAAAAACGATCCGTCCAATCCAACATCGGAGCAATCGCCAGTTTGCGAGGAGGTAAAGACATGCCTATTCCAAATCAAGAAAACGTATCGTGCTCATTTTACTGCAAAAACTGCATTGCTCGGCACTCTTCCTAACGCGTACACATGCAGCCACGTTGGAAAAAAGGTAAACTGATTTCAACTCGATTGATTTTGAATGATTCGCGCATGAACCCAGATTTAGAAATCGACCTAAAAGGTCTAAACTGTCCACTCCCTATTTTACGAACCAAGAAAACCTTAGCGACGTTAGATAGTGGGAAATTACTGCAAGTATTAGCAACAGACCCAGGCACACCAACCGACTTTGCCCAGTTTTGCCAACAAACCGGGCACGAGCTAATTTCCACCGAGCAAGTCGACAACTACTGGAAATTCCTTATTCGCAGAAAATGAGCCGAGGTTAAGTCGCTTTAATGCCGTGGTGCATTCAGCGCCGATGCAACCGTTGGGAATTTCAGCTTGACCCGTAGTTCTTGTTTTAGACGCTGGTTACGCAGGCGTCTAGACTCATTCAGATAGGACATCATGACAGGCGATAGCCGTTTTGAGGCTTCTTCTCTTGTGACTCGCTCAGGTTTGGGCAATTGCGCATAGGTCGCCACCGCCTCGAAGTAATCGCCCATTTTAAGATCACTGTCATCCACCGCGTGATAAATGCGCCTATTTTTACCCCTAAAAAGCGCGAAGGCTGCAATGCGAGCAAGATCATCTGCGTGAATATGATTGGTATAGCTGTCTTCACTTTCCAATAGGCTTGGGAGCTGATTTTCTAGCCTAGCCAAGGGAAGTCGATCTAGCGCATAGATGCCTGGCACTCGCAAAATCGATACTGAGCGTGCCGCGACGCCGCCCCAAGCACGGAGTTGTTTCTCGGCGGAGAGTCTACGTTTTGCCCTTAACGTTTGTGGATTCACCATCTGGCTTTCTTCCACCCAATTCCCTTGGCAATCTCCGTAAACACCGCTAGTACTGATATAGACCAATCGCTGTGGTAAAATATTGTTTTTGTTGCAAATACTCGCTTGATTGCGTTGCTTTGGTTGATGCATTATCCAAGCGAGTAACTGTTGGGTTCGACGATCCAATTCGCCAGTCGTGTCATTAGGCGGCGCAAAATGCAGGATATAAGCGTATCTCGGGATCGCCCTACGTTGTGTGGGCAGCAAATCCAGATCGACACGGATAGGAAGCGCACCCGCAGTTTGCCAGCTATTGGCTTGCGCCTCTCGCCGAACCACTACATGCACACGAAATCGAGTGAGAAGCCAAGGCAAGATTCGCTTTGCAATATCACCAGCACCAACTAGTAACAATAATGGCTTATTCATTACGCGAGATGGCTGAGGCATTCGCCGACCCTTTTCGTCAGATTTAGAATTAACACGCATTTCAAGAAGGAATTTTCATGTCCTGCCAGGTCAAGTTGACACCAAGCGGTCACGAGTTTAACGCAAAACCAGAAGACACACTTCTGGAATCCGCCATGCAAGCAGGGCTAAATATCCCTTACGGTTGCCGTAATGGCGCCTGTGGCGCTTGCAAAGCAACCATCGTGACCGGTGAAGTACGTCATGGAGACTTCCAATCAACCACGTTGACTGCAGACGAAATTGCAGCAGGCAAAACATTGCTATGCTGCGCCTACCCAGAAACCGACTTAACGATTGAAGTTAAAGAAGTGACCGGTGGCAAAGATATTCCAGTAAAAACCTTGCCATGTCGCGTACACAAAATTGAAAAGCCAGCAGATGATGTGGCTGTCTTGTACTTAAAATTACCAGCAAGCGAACGCCTGCAATTCATGGCTGGCCAGTACATCGACATCCTAATGAAAGATGGCAAACGCCGTAGCTTCTCATTGGCTAATGCGCCACATGACGATGAATTCTTGCAATTGCATATTCGCCACGTACCAGGCGGTTCTTTCTCTGACTATGTCTTTACCGGCATGAAAGAAAAAGAAATTCTGCGCTTTAATGGCCCATTAGGCACCTTTTTCTTAAGAGAAGATTCAGATAAGCCAATGATTTTGATTGCAAGCGGAACGGGCTTTGCGCCAATCAAAGGCATCGTCGAGCATGCATTGAAAGAAGGCTGTGATCGCCAGATGGTGTTCTATTGGGGCGCACGTCAGCCAAAAGACTTGTACATGTTTGATTTGGCATTGAAATGGCAACAAGAAAACCCGAACTTCACCTTTATTCCCGTTGTTTCTGATGCAACTGCAGACGATAACTGGGCAGGACGTACCGGTTTTGTTCACCAAGCCGTTTTAGACGACTTTGCCGATCTATCAGGCTACCAAGTGTATGCATGTGGAGCACCCGTTGTTGTAGAAGCGGCACACAATTCCTTCATCCAGACACGCAATCTTCCTGAAGACGAGTTCTACTCTGACGCCTTCTTTTTGGCGAAAGACTTGAAACCTTAAGGCCAATTGCACTGTCAAAAAAACCGACACCCATAAAAAGTGTCGGTTTTTTTTATTAAAACCCTCAAAAAAATCTTTTCAAAAACTTAAAAACAAGCGATATTGAAATTACAGGGTTTGCCCTGATTTCCTGAGTAGCACCACTGAAACGTAGTCCCTGCACAGGAGGTTTGTCATGAGAAACCCAAACACCGATATTCTCGATGTCTTAGCGCGCAGCGACATGCTACAGTTTAACGGCGAATATGCGCGCCCAGAGTATCTATTCGTTCCTGAAGAGGATGCGGCATCGCATCCAGACGATGTTGTCCTTGAACTTTCGACCGACAATTTAGACGAAGACTTCACCTTAGCCGAGTTGGAAAATGCAAAACCGCTAGGAGAAGGTGCCTATCTACTCGAAAACCGCGGATTATTGCGGTGCCTGACTTCATTTATTCTTCACTAACCTTTTCGAATTTCTTCCGAACTAAATAAAAACACCCGGTCGAGACACCGGGTGTTTTGCATTCTATTGCCCGCCATAAATAGTTGTTTCAATTGTAAAAAAGTAAGTACTCGCCTTGACTTAGCGGGCCACCAACTCTAAAGTACACTTACTGAACAAATGTTTATTAACTTAAAATCGCCACCAATATGGACCAACCCACTCAAAGAAATAGCCGTAGAAAAGAAGCCCGTCCGGGAGAAATCCTAGATGCGGCATTGGCTATTTTTGGCGAAAAAGGGTACGCCGCAGCCAGTATTGAGGACATCGCAAAACGCGCAGGTGTGACCAAAGGGACGCCCTATCTTTATTTCAAAAATAAAGAAGATTTGTTCAAAGCGTTGATTATTGCATCGATTAGCCCAACGGTTGATGGGCTCACCGAATATCTAAAAGAGGCACAATCCTTGCCCGTTGCACTGCAACTACAAGGCACATTGCACTTTTGGAAAACCAACGTTTTAGACACCTCTAGATCGATCATTTTAAAACTAATGATGGCAGAAGCCAGCAACTTCCCGGAAGTTGCACGATTCTACCAATCTGAAGTCATCGAAAAAATTACTGATCAGCTAGCGGCATTAATTACATTAGGCATTGAAAGAGGTGAATTTCGCCCGATCAATGTAGAAAGTATTACCCATGCATTATTGGCCCCAATGATTTATGCCGTGTTGCAGAAACATTGTTTTCAGTGCCATCAGCATCCCGCCCCGGAAGATTGGTTACCTGACTCGGTTCAGGTACTAATTCGGGGACTGCTTATCCAACCCACCATCAATACAAATCTACCGCCTCAGCATTGTTAAAGGATAATCTTGAATGAATGCACTTAAACCAACTCTTATGGCTGTTAGCTTATTTGCTGCCATTGCTTATCCGGCGGCAGCGGATAATCTAATGGACATCTATCAAGCAGCCAGACTTCAAGATCCGACCTATGCTTCTGCTGCTGCTACTTATCAGGCAAATATTGAGGCATACCCGCAGGCACGCGCAGCGCTATTGCCGCAAGTATCAGCAACAGGCGCCACCACTTGGAATGACTCAAAAACGGATCTATTCGCTGGTGGCACGGCTAATTCTCAATACAACACCAATTCATTGGTGGTTACTGCCAAGCAAAGCTTATACAACCAAGCGAATTACGCAGCACTAGAACAGGGAAAACTGACGGTTGATCTAGCGGAAATCCAGCTAAAATCAGCCAAGCAATCCTTAATTTTAAGGGTCGCCCAAGCTTACTTTAATGTACTCGCTGCGATGGATAAGATCACCTACATTAATCAGCAAAAGGCTGCAAT from the Leeia speluncae genome contains:
- a CDS encoding CDP-6-deoxy-delta-3,4-glucoseen reductase; the protein is MSCQVKLTPSGHEFNAKPEDTLLESAMQAGLNIPYGCRNGACGACKATIVTGEVRHGDFQSTTLTADEIAAGKTLLCCAYPETDLTIEVKEVTGGKDIPVKTLPCRVHKIEKPADDVAVLYLKLPASERLQFMAGQYIDILMKDGKRRSFSLANAPHDDEFLQLHIRHVPGGSFSDYVFTGMKEKEILRFNGPLGTFFLREDSDKPMILIASGTGFAPIKGIVEHALKEGCDRQMVFYWGARQPKDLYMFDLALKWQQENPNFTFIPVVSDATADDNWAGRTGFVHQAVLDDFADLSGYQVYACGAPVVVEAAHNSFIQTRNLPEDEFYSDAFFLAKDLKP
- a CDS encoding arylesterase, which codes for MLSVLSKSLLLIVALFGAPAMAATILVMGDSLSAGYGLAKGEGWVDLLQKRVAKSHDVINASVSGETSAGGVARLPQLLNKHHPDIVLLELGANDGLRGLQLTATQNNLQRMMEQVTDSGAKLVLIGVQIPPNYGRLYQKKFSQMYQDLAKDHLASFVPFLLEKVANRRDLFQADGLHPIAKAQPLLLDTVWPVLKKVIGKKGS
- a CDS encoding TetR/AcrR family transcriptional regulator translates to MDQPTQRNSRRKEARPGEILDAALAIFGEKGYAAASIEDIAKRAGVTKGTPYLYFKNKEDLFKALIIASISPTVDGLTEYLKEAQSLPVALQLQGTLHFWKTNVLDTSRSIILKLMMAEASNFPEVARFYQSEVIEKITDQLAALITLGIERGEFRPINVESITHALLAPMIYAVLQKHCFQCHQHPAPEDWLPDSVQVLIRGLLIQPTINTNLPPQHC
- the dusA gene encoding tRNA dihydrouridine(20/20a) synthase DusA; translation: MSLPPRKLAIAPMLDWTDRFYRYFARQITKHTWLYTEMVNTGAILHGNQERHLKFDECEHPVALQLGGSERNDLAACAKIAQEWGYDEVNLNVGCPSERVQSGAFGACLMAEPDHVADCLKAMQDQVSIPVTIKHRIGIDDVESYDYLREFVANVAQKSETTVFIVHARNAILKGLSPKENREIPPLKYDYVYRLKAEFPELEILINGGIKTLPDTFTHLQHVDGVMIGREAYHNPYLLANVDAEIYGDDHPVLSREEVIANIMPFVEGCIAEGVPLRHISRHILGLYQGLPGARHWRRQLSDANLLKANQASLISETVKLMEAHLSRRFEQMDEIS
- a CDS encoding FeoB-associated Cys-rich membrane protein, encoding MSEIAQQLIVGVAVVTAAAFVLRKYVIKKKGANSGTCDQCGSCGSNAKSRCK
- a CDS encoding NAD-dependent epimerase/dehydratase family protein; its protein translation is MPQPSRVMNKPLLLLVGAGDIAKRILPWLLTRFRVHVVVRREAQANSWQTAGALPIRVDLDLLPTQRRAIPRYAYILHFAPPNDTTGELDRRTQQLLAWIMHQPKQRNQASICNKNNILPQRLVYISTSGVYGDCQGNWVEESQMVNPQTLRAKRRLSAEKQLRAWGGVAARSVSILRVPGIYALDRLPLARLENQLPSLLESEDSYTNHIHADDLARIAAFALFRGKNRRIYHAVDDSDLKMGDYFEAVATYAQLPKPERVTREEASKRLSPVMMSYLNESRRLRNQRLKQELRVKLKFPTVASALNAPRH
- a CDS encoding sulfurtransferase TusA family protein; amino-acid sequence: MQPRWKKGKLISTRLILNDSRMNPDLEIDLKGLNCPLPILRTKKTLATLDSGKLLQVLATDPGTPTDFAQFCQQTGHELISTEQVDNYWKFLIRRK
- a CDS encoding ABC transporter ATP-binding protein, whose product is MNRTANSFGNDDIIVQAQRVGKQVTINGKTTDILKDVSLHCEKGETIAIVGKSGSGKSTLLGLLAGLDQPDSGSIHLFGQHLNILSEDQRAKQRAGKVGFVFQNFQLLDMLTVLENVMLPLELAGEKNGRAIAIGWLEKVGLGDRLDQLPSSLSGGEQQRVALARAFVTQPAILFADEPTGNLDGDTGQAIIELLFALQTNSQTALIIVTHDDQLASRCQRQLLLQKGELVN
- a CDS encoding response regulator: MRILLAEDDALLGDGIAAVLRETGLVVDWLDDGVKAESALLTTDYELVVLDIGLPRQDGLSVLRKLRSKGSDIPVLLLTARDSIEDRVAGLEAGADDYLIKPFAMEELQARVRALMRRAHGRATPEIRVGDLRVDPASRQVWKAEELVVLSGKEFALLIDLLEHKGTARSREQLEDSLYGFGEEVGSNAVEVHIHHLRKKLGEQFIRTMRGVGYVIA